One Methanobacteriaceae archaeon genomic region harbors:
- a CDS encoding nuclease-related domain-containing protein, with amino-acid sequence MNSKAKDEPNGIFVIETKNYSGKYLIKGNQWYYHRNNKFNKIKKNPAHQVIRNTLELKKFMERKGVDTSIWFQAIVAFNNSDFKIMESAKAYKVLIPQKVPEYILNIERNYDIEILKKAALNLEPYCVELSFMKK; translated from the coding sequence ATGAACTCAAAGGCAAAGGATGAGCCCAATGGAATATTTGTGATTGAGACCAAAAATTACTCTGGCAAATACTTGATTAAAGGAAATCAATGGTATTATCATAGAAACAATAAGTTCAATAAAATAAAAAAGAATCCCGCACATCAGGTTATTAGAAATACTCTGGAGTTAAAAAAATTTATGGAAAGGAAAGGAGTTGACACTTCTATCTGGTTCCAGGCCATTGTGGCCTTTAATAATTCTGATTTTAAAATTATGGAATCTGCTAAGGCCTATAAAGTTTTAATTCCTCAAAAAGTTCCAGAATATATTTTGAATATTGAAAGAAATTATGATATTGAAATACTTAAAAAAGCGGCCTTAAATCTGGAACCATATTGTGTGGAGCTTTCTTTTATGAAAAAATAA
- a CDS encoding DUF2085 domain-containing protein, protein MNKKRSENDSVFKYLCHRIPERTFKIRNTYFPVCSRCTGIYLGSFLYFTYAYFFYIDYRVYLIFIGILMIIPTFIDGFTQLINMRLSNNNLRFLTGLICGIGMGIIIKSIKAFLLMGNF, encoded by the coding sequence TTGAATAAAAAACGGTCAGAAAATGATTCGGTTTTCAAATATTTATGCCATCGAATACCTGAAAGGACTTTTAAAATCAGAAATACATATTTTCCAGTTTGTTCTAGATGCACAGGAATATATTTGGGTTCTTTTTTATATTTCACCTATGCATATTTCTTTTATATTGATTATAGGGTTTATTTAATTTTTATAGGAATTTTAATGATTATTCCAACATTTATAGATGGTTTTACTCAGCTAATTAATATGCGGCTGAGTAATAATAACTTAAGATTTTTAACAGGATTAATCTGTGGAATCGGGATGGGAATAATAATAAAATCCATTAAAGCATTTTTATTAATGGGAAACTTTTAA
- a CDS encoding type I restriction endonuclease subunit R — protein MLNEDQVEQATLSLLKELNYNYIPGPDLSPDGISPERELYSDVVLTQRLRTAINKLNPNIPPSAREEAVKKVLRSKSNDLLSNNLHFHQLLVNGIDVEYRENDTIRGNKVYLLDTQNPSNNDFLAVNQFTIIENNHNRRPDIILFINGLPLVVIELKNPADEKATLKTGYKQLQTYKAEIPSLFQFNEILITSDGMKAKAGTLTSSWERFMPWKTIDGKTITDDTFQLEVMLRGMLNQEVILDLIKHFIIFEREKEIKKKLAAYHQYHAVNSAVDATIEASLPDGDRKCGVVWHTQGSGKSLIMAFYSGKLVLEMDNPTIVVLTDRNDLDDQLFGTFVKSKDLLRQEPQQADSRDKLQELLKVASGGIVFTTIQKFLPEKDTKYPMLSDRTNIVVIADEAHRSQYEFIDGFARHMRDALPNASYIGFTGTPIELGDKNTIQVFGDYIDIYDIEQSVADGATVRIYYENRLIKLDMDEAKKALIDPDFDNITEGEEAEIKEKLKSKWARTEAIVGSEKRIKEMAQDVVNHFTSRLDAQDGKGMIVGMSRRICIDLYNEIIKLKPEWESEDDDKGFLKVVMTGSAADGEEWQKHIRNKQRRKELGETFKDPDSEIKLVIVRDMWLTGFDVPNLHTMYIDKPMQGHGLMQAIARVNRVYPDKEGGLIVDYLGIAAELKKAIHAYTVGGGKGKPAFDQDKAVGLMLEKYDVVKSMFHNFDYNEYFTPDTTKQLRILLRSIDHILGLSDGKNRFLKNVNELSKSFALSVPHERALAIRDEVKFFKAVKAQLMKNDDEEEGPKLSKEEMELAIKQIVSDAITSEGVIPLTGTKDLKGSGIQNQDISILSDDFLEEVSAMPQKNLAAELLEKLLKEQIRTRSRKNVVEGRSFAEMLDNALIKYRNRSIDSAEIIKNLIDIAKQIREADQRGDNLGLSEYELAFYDALMVNKEAGEILGDDELKNIAMELVTTIKTNITIDWTLRENVQAKMRVAVKRILKKHKYPSEETQKAVEIVLEQAKVVCEEWAEAHS, from the coding sequence ATGCTAAACGAAGACCAGGTAGAACAGGCCACCCTTTCCCTCCTAAAAGAACTAAACTACAACTACATTCCAGGCCCAGACTTATCGCCAGACGGCATCTCACCAGAAAGGGAACTCTACTCCGATGTAGTCCTCACACAAAGATTAAGAACGGCCATAAATAAACTTAACCCCAATATCCCACCATCGGCTAGAGAGGAAGCTGTAAAGAAGGTTTTAAGATCTAAATCCAACGATCTCTTATCTAATAATCTCCACTTTCACCAGCTACTGGTTAATGGAATAGATGTGGAATACCGGGAAAACGATACCATCAGGGGAAATAAAGTCTATCTCTTAGACACCCAGAACCCCTCCAATAACGACTTTCTGGCGGTAAATCAATTCACCATCATAGAAAACAATCACAACCGCCGGCCAGATATTATTCTATTCATAAACGGCCTACCACTGGTAGTAATAGAACTGAAAAACCCGGCGGATGAGAAGGCCACCCTTAAAACGGGTTATAAACAACTGCAAACCTACAAGGCAGAAATTCCTTCCCTATTCCAGTTTAATGAAATTCTTATAACCTCTGATGGTATGAAAGCAAAAGCTGGAACTTTAACCAGTTCCTGGGAACGTTTCATGCCCTGGAAGACCATTGATGGTAAGACCATAACCGATGACACTTTCCAGTTAGAAGTCATGCTCCGGGGAATGCTCAACCAGGAAGTTATTTTAGATTTAATAAAACACTTCATTATTTTTGAACGGGAAAAGGAAATAAAGAAAAAACTGGCTGCTTACCACCAGTACCACGCTGTAAATAGTGCAGTGGATGCCACCATAGAAGCATCCCTACCAGATGGAGATAGGAAGTGTGGAGTGGTGTGGCATACCCAGGGCTCAGGTAAGAGTCTGATTATGGCCTTCTATTCAGGCAAATTAGTTTTAGAAATGGACAACCCCACCATAGTGGTTTTAACTGATAGAAACGACCTGGACGACCAGTTATTTGGGACTTTCGTTAAATCCAAGGATCTTTTAAGACAGGAACCACAGCAGGCTGATTCCAGGGATAAACTACAGGAACTATTGAAAGTGGCCTCTGGAGGGATCGTCTTCACTACCATCCAGAAATTCCTACCAGAAAAGGATACTAAATATCCTATGTTATCAGACCGTACTAATATCGTGGTTATTGCTGATGAAGCACATAGAAGTCAGTACGAATTTATTGACGGCTTTGCCCGGCACATGAGGGATGCTCTACCTAATGCATCTTATATTGGTTTTACAGGAACTCCTATTGAACTGGGAGATAAAAATACCATCCAAGTCTTTGGAGATTACATAGATATATACGATATAGAACAATCAGTGGCTGATGGGGCCACGGTACGAATTTACTATGAGAACCGTCTCATTAAACTAGACATGGATGAAGCCAAAAAGGCTTTAATTGACCCTGACTTTGATAATATTACAGAAGGGGAAGAAGCGGAAATAAAGGAAAAACTCAAGAGTAAATGGGCCCGCACCGAGGCCATAGTGGGTAGTGAAAAAAGAATAAAAGAAATGGCCCAAGATGTGGTAAATCACTTCACTTCCAGATTAGATGCCCAGGATGGTAAGGGAATGATTGTAGGTATGAGTAGAAGAATCTGCATAGACCTCTACAATGAAATAATCAAATTAAAACCAGAATGGGAAAGTGAAGACGATGATAAGGGTTTTTTAAAGGTAGTTATGACTGGTTCTGCTGCTGATGGTGAAGAATGGCAAAAACACATCCGGAACAAGCAGAGGAGAAAAGAACTGGGTGAAACATTTAAAGATCCAGATTCGGAAATCAAACTGGTAATTGTAAGAGATATGTGGCTTACTGGTTTTGATGTGCCTAATTTACACACCATGTACATCGATAAACCAATGCAGGGCCATGGATTAATGCAGGCCATAGCCCGAGTTAATAGAGTCTATCCTGATAAAGAAGGAGGACTCATAGTCGATTATCTGGGCATTGCCGCAGAACTAAAAAAAGCCATTCACGCTTACACAGTAGGTGGAGGTAAAGGAAAACCAGCCTTTGACCAGGACAAAGCTGTTGGTTTAATGTTGGAGAAATACGACGTGGTTAAATCCATGTTCCATAACTTCGATTATAATGAATATTTCACTCCAGATACCACTAAACAATTAAGAATTCTTTTGCGAAGTATAGATCACATTCTGGGACTATCAGATGGAAAAAATAGGTTCTTAAAAAACGTGAATGAACTCTCAAAATCCTTTGCCTTATCGGTTCCCCATGAGAGAGCCTTAGCAATAAGAGACGAAGTAAAATTCTTTAAAGCCGTTAAAGCTCAGTTAATGAAAAATGATGATGAGGAAGAAGGCCCTAAACTCAGCAAAGAAGAAATGGAGTTGGCCATTAAACAGATTGTTTCTGATGCCATAACCTCGGAAGGTGTTATTCCTTTAACTGGAACTAAGGACCTTAAAGGTAGTGGAATACAAAACCAGGATATTTCTATTCTCTCGGATGACTTTTTAGAAGAAGTAAGTGCCATGCCTCAGAAGAACCTGGCCGCAGAATTATTAGAGAAACTTTTAAAGGAACAGATACGTACCAGATCAAGAAAAAATGTTGTTGAAGGAAGATCATTTGCTGAAATGCTGGATAATGCCTTAATAAAATATAGAAACCGCAGTATTGACAGTGCAGAAATAATTAAGAACCTTATTGATATAGCCAAACAAATCAGAGAAGCTGATCAAAGAGGAGATAATTTGGGCCTCAGTGAATATGAACTGGCCTTTTATGATGCTTTAATGGTTAATAAAGAAGCTGGAGAAATTCTGGGCGATGATGAGTTAAAAAATATTGCCATGGAACTGGTGACGACCATTAAAACTAATATAACTATTGACTGGACCTTAAGAGAAAATGTTCAGGCCAAAATGAGAGTGGCCGTTAAAAGGATACTTAAAAAGCATAAATATCCTTCTGAAGAGACTCAAAAGGCTGTAGAGATTGTATTGGAGCAGGCCAAAGTGGTTTGTGAGGAGTGGGCCGAGGCTCATAGTTAG
- a CDS encoding DUF2283 domain-containing protein, with protein MIKNTKHFMMDQDYDYQSDSLLLHITEDYEYKKSVRLEEDIILDFDKNDVPVALELLNASKTLHVKKSSLIQPVSLKMNIGVAEDTIKLDATLSFLIHQKQIPKSLNWQTSNDVNLTANEASFATA; from the coding sequence ATGATTAAGAATACCAAGCATTTTATGATGGATCAAGATTATGATTACCAATCTGATTCGTTGCTTTTACACATTACTGAAGATTACGAATACAAAAAATCAGTTCGCCTAGAAGAGGATATAATTCTAGACTTTGATAAAAACGATGTCCCTGTAGCTTTAGAGCTATTAAACGCATCTAAAACTCTTCATGTTAAAAAATCTTCTCTTATTCAACCTGTTTCTTTAAAGATGAATATTGGGGTTGCTGAAGATACAATAAAATTAGATGCTACCTTATCATTTTTAATTCATCAAAAACAAATACCCAAATCTTTAAACTGGCAGACCAGCAACGATGTTAATTTAACAGCCAATGAAGCTAGCTTTGCTACGGCCTAA
- a CDS encoding class I SAM-dependent DNA methyltransferase, with translation MAKTNNGANLGFEQKLWQSADKLRNNMDAAEYKHVVLGLIFLKYISDAFDEVYQELKNDPEGLADAEDKDEYMAQNVFWVPQEARWDFLQSKAKQPDIGILIDSAMDAIEKENPDLKGVLFKDYAKEALDKQSLGGIIDLISGIGLGDRENRSKDILGRVYEYFLGQFANAEGKKGGQFYTPRSIVKILVEMIEPYSGRVYDPCCGSGGMFVQSEKFVQAHEGKLDDIAVYGQESNQTTWRLCKINLAIRGIDSNIQWGNSFIEDKHPDLRADYILANPPFNDKDWKADQLQDDVRWTYGMPPVRNANFAWVQHFIHHLGPSGVAGFVLANGSMSAGGVEGKIRQKIVEDDLVDCMVALPSQLFYNTGIPACLWFLAKDKGNGKFRDRKGEVLFIDARKLGAMADRTHRELNKDDVAQIADTYHAWRGEDEAGDYEDVLGFCKSIKKDEIEKNGYILTPGRYVGFAEEEEDPEEFEEKMKRLTSDLLKQFNESDKLEAAIKTNLRGIGYEL, from the coding sequence ATGGCTAAAACTAACAATGGTGCGAATCTGGGATTTGAGCAAAAACTCTGGCAATCAGCAGACAAATTACGGAACAATATGGATGCTGCTGAATACAAACATGTAGTACTGGGACTAATATTTCTCAAATACATATCAGATGCCTTTGACGAGGTATATCAGGAACTAAAAAACGATCCAGAAGGACTGGCCGACGCAGAAGACAAAGACGAGTACATGGCCCAAAATGTGTTCTGGGTGCCTCAAGAAGCCCGGTGGGACTTCTTACAGAGCAAGGCCAAACAGCCAGATATTGGAATTTTAATTGATTCGGCCATGGATGCCATTGAGAAGGAAAACCCTGATCTTAAAGGTGTTTTATTTAAAGACTATGCCAAGGAAGCCCTGGACAAGCAGAGCTTAGGTGGAATCATTGATTTAATTAGTGGAATAGGTCTGGGAGATAGGGAAAACCGGAGCAAGGATATTCTGGGTCGGGTGTATGAGTACTTCCTGGGCCAGTTTGCTAATGCTGAGGGTAAGAAGGGAGGCCAGTTTTACACTCCCCGGAGCATTGTCAAGATTCTGGTGGAAATGATTGAACCTTATTCTGGTAGAGTTTACGACCCCTGCTGTGGATCAGGAGGAATGTTTGTCCAGAGTGAAAAATTCGTGCAAGCCCACGAAGGAAAACTAGATGATATTGCAGTCTATGGACAGGAATCCAACCAGACCACCTGGCGATTATGTAAAATAAATTTAGCCATCAGAGGAATAGACTCCAATATTCAGTGGGGAAACAGTTTCATTGAAGATAAACATCCCGACCTCCGGGCCGATTATATACTGGCCAATCCACCTTTTAATGACAAGGACTGGAAGGCCGATCAACTGCAGGATGATGTTCGGTGGACTTATGGTATGCCTCCGGTAAGAAACGCCAACTTTGCCTGGGTACAGCACTTTATTCATCATCTGGGGCCTAGTGGAGTGGCCGGGTTTGTTCTGGCCAATGGGTCTATGAGTGCTGGTGGGGTGGAAGGTAAAATCCGTCAGAAGATTGTGGAGGATGATTTGGTGGATTGTATGGTCGCTTTACCTTCTCAGTTATTTTATAATACTGGTATTCCTGCCTGTTTGTGGTTTTTGGCCAAGGATAAAGGAAATGGGAAATTCAGGGATAGAAAAGGGGAAGTCTTATTTATTGATGCTCGTAAATTAGGGGCTATGGCTGATAGGACACACAGGGAATTGAATAAGGATGATGTGGCCCAGATTGCTGATACTTATCATGCCTGGAGAGGCGAAGATGAAGCCGGGGATTACGAGGATGTTCTGGGATTTTGCAAGTCAATTAAAAAAGATGAGATTGAAAAAAATGGATATATTTTGACTCCTGGTCGTTACGTGGGATTTGCCGAGGAAGAAGAAGACCCCGAGGAATTTGAGGAAAAAATGAAACGATTGACTTCTGATTTGCTCAAACAGTTCAATGAGTCTGATAAGTTAGAAGCAGCGATTAAGACCAATCTTAGGGGAATTGGTTATGAGTTATAA
- a CDS encoding DUF262 domain-containing HNH endonuclease family protein, which yields MKDLPTLQDLFNNAVFKIPDYQRGYSWENQQREDLLEDLELLNNKGHYTGTIVLKERDSVKGLGKTYTRFDIVDGQQRFTSILILLDTIIKELKKLDEEESSAVAEGINSIYIKDKGPDASEIYKLELDKENDKFFREAIIEGMLGIKKTIKSHHNLSNAKSQFEDYLAKKNEFEEDYLGFLNLLVDKLTQSLIFTLYKVEDDAEVGVIFEVMNDRGKPLSELEKVKNYLIYLTSKITEDSHSSEKMVAAINNNWKAILENLDKSKMSKNDDEDRFLRMNFIINFYSDLKVYKKDGKNVSKNSQLANVYKQLKNYFKNLERNNEYEKCYKEIGDYSSSLEITSSRLLDIINPYDCHSFQSIENKVLKVEIQSIVTKISRMDIKSNILVLMVAIYDRFIEDPKKILELFNLCEKFAFRTYYLVGWKPHSGQNQIYTMACDMYTKQVSYEEVISKFNELFEYYSPNSRVERYFFDMENYYDWKGLKYFLFEYEVSKCWEILKSDPQLTWTHLIKTDRKDSIEHILPQSLDRNGKKVPYWERFNKKSHEENLHKLGNLTLTYTPENSKLSNKGFDEKKPIFKESDWKINQIIAHSGEWNEKEIEKRSKELFEFALKRWSY from the coding sequence ATGAAAGATTTACCCACCCTTCAAGATTTATTTAATAACGCTGTTTTTAAGATACCTGATTATCAGAGAGGTTACTCGTGGGAAAATCAGCAAAGAGAGGATTTACTGGAAGATTTAGAACTTTTAAACAATAAAGGACATTATACTGGAACTATTGTTTTAAAAGAAAGGGATAGTGTAAAGGGTTTGGGTAAAACTTATACGCGTTTTGATATTGTAGATGGTCAACAAAGATTCACTAGTATTTTGATATTATTGGATACTATAATTAAAGAATTGAAGAAATTAGATGAAGAAGAAAGTTCTGCTGTTGCAGAAGGCATAAATTCCATTTATATAAAGGATAAAGGACCAGATGCAAGTGAAATTTATAAACTTGAGTTAGATAAAGAAAATGATAAGTTTTTCCGAGAGGCTATTATTGAAGGAATGCTTGGAATAAAGAAAACCATAAAATCTCACCATAACTTATCTAATGCAAAATCACAATTTGAAGACTACTTAGCTAAAAAAAATGAATTTGAAGAGGATTATTTAGGTTTTCTTAATTTATTAGTTGATAAATTAACACAATCTCTAATTTTTACGTTATATAAAGTGGAAGATGATGCTGAAGTCGGTGTTATTTTTGAAGTGATGAATGACCGGGGAAAGCCATTATCTGAACTGGAAAAAGTAAAAAACTATCTTATATATCTCACTTCTAAAATCACTGAAGACAGCCATAGCTCTGAAAAAATGGTGGCTGCCATAAATAATAATTGGAAAGCGATACTTGAGAATCTAGATAAATCTAAAATGTCTAAAAACGATGATGAAGACAGATTCTTGAGAATGAACTTTATTATTAACTTTTACTCTGATTTAAAGGTTTATAAAAAGGATGGTAAAAATGTCAGTAAAAATAGTCAGTTGGCCAATGTTTACAAACAGTTGAAGAATTATTTCAAAAATTTAGAACGAAATAATGAATATGAAAAGTGCTATAAAGAGATAGGAGATTATTCTAGTTCTTTAGAGATAACATCATCCCGTTTGCTTGATATAATAAATCCTTATGATTGCCACTCGTTCCAGAGCATAGAAAACAAAGTTTTGAAAGTGGAAATACAATCTATTGTAACAAAAATTAGTCGTATGGATATTAAATCCAATATTCTGGTTTTGATGGTAGCAATTTATGATAGGTTCATTGAAGATCCTAAAAAAATTCTAGAGCTCTTTAATTTATGCGAAAAATTTGCTTTTAGAACATATTATCTAGTTGGGTGGAAACCTCATTCAGGACAAAACCAAATTTACACTATGGCCTGTGACATGTATACTAAACAAGTTAGTTATGAGGAAGTAATTTCTAAATTTAATGAATTATTTGAATACTATTCTCCTAATTCAAGAGTAGAGCGCTATTTCTTTGATATGGAAAACTATTATGATTGGAAAGGCCTTAAATACTTCTTATTTGAATATGAAGTTTCAAAATGCTGGGAAATTTTAAAAAGTGATCCTCAATTAACTTGGACACATCTTATAAAAACCGATCGAAAAGACTCAATTGAACACATATTACCTCAAAGTCTAGATAGAAATGGTAAAAAAGTACCTTACTGGGAACGATTTAATAAAAAGTCCCATGAAGAAAATCTGCATAAATTAGGAAATCTTACCTTAACTTATACTCCTGAAAACTCTAAACTTTCAAATAAAGGATTTGATGAGAAAAAACCTATTTTTAAAGAATCTGATTGGAAGATTAACCAGATAATTGCCCATTCCGGAGAATGGAATGAAAAGGAAATTGAAAAAAGAAGTAAAGAATTATTTGAATTTGCATTGAAGAGATGGAGTTATTGA
- a CDS encoding DUF5655 domain-containing protein, whose product MPLFSINNNKLEKVRKLDFKLERDLQNLTEENLDEIFGLKLVKSEFQLNNLRIDTLAFDNESNSFVIIEYKRGANFSVIDQGYAYLALLLNNKAEFILEYNERMDTNLRRNDVDWSQSRVIFVAPQFTTYQRKAIEFKDMAFELWESTKYDNETILYNQIKSPETNNSIKTVSPKNKVIETVEMEVKKYSEEDHLSGTAPELVELYEELKEKLSEFESLEIDPKKFYIAFKASRNVLDIHFIKNYLKIWINMRQGTLDDPKELSRDVSNIGHYGNGDYELKIQPGDDLNYLIYLVGQSYKTNSS is encoded by the coding sequence ATGCCATTATTCTCTATCAATAACAATAAACTGGAAAAAGTCAGAAAACTTGACTTCAAACTGGAAAGAGACTTGCAAAACCTCACTGAAGAGAATCTTGATGAAATATTCGGCCTGAAGCTAGTTAAATCAGAGTTCCAATTAAATAACCTGAGAATTGATACTTTGGCCTTTGATAATGAGTCCAATTCATTTGTAATAATTGAATACAAACGTGGAGCCAATTTCAGTGTTATTGATCAGGGATATGCCTATCTGGCACTTCTGCTAAATAACAAGGCCGAATTTATACTGGAGTACAACGAGCGCATGGATACAAACCTGCGTCGAAATGATGTGGACTGGTCCCAGTCAAGAGTTATATTTGTAGCTCCGCAATTTACCACTTATCAGCGTAAAGCAATAGAATTCAAAGATATGGCCTTTGAATTATGGGAATCTACCAAGTACGATAATGAAACTATATTATATAATCAAATTAAATCCCCTGAAACCAATAATTCCATAAAAACGGTTAGTCCGAAAAATAAAGTTATTGAAACGGTTGAAATGGAAGTTAAAAAGTATTCTGAGGAAGATCATCTGTCTGGAACAGCTCCTGAACTTGTTGAATTATATGAAGAACTAAAAGAAAAGTTATCTGAATTTGAATCCTTGGAAATCGACCCTAAAAAATTCTATATTGCATTTAAAGCCAGTAGAAATGTGCTGGATATTCATTTTATTAAAAACTATCTTAAAATTTGGATTAATATGCGTCAAGGAACTCTTGATGATCCTAAAGAATTGAGCCGAGATGTTTCAAATATTGGCCATTATGGAAATGGTGATTATGAATTAAAAATTCAACCTGGTGATGATTTGAATTATTTAATCTACCTGGTAGGCCAGTCTTATAAAACGAATTCTTCTTAA
- a CDS encoding restriction endonuclease subunit S, translating into MTELNLKGTKNGLIPKEWELVSLGNFITHKKGFAFKSQWFKDFGNPVVKVKDLTSDSIDMEHCVFLDIEKSKEFDDVKLDENDILIATVGSWPTNPESVVGKVVKVPKKSSGAFLNQNAVRIRTKNNELLNQIYTFYRLKNKDFQNYLISGAQGSANQASITLNDIFGFEFYLPPIKEQENIAKLFYSIDKKIEINQKMNQTLEEIGQAIFKYFFVHFEFPNEEGKPYKSSGGEMVDSELGKIPKGWEVQEIGTIIETTGGGTPSTKKEEYWKNGDIQWFSPRDITANRQMFISNSEKRINSLGLEKSSARLFQPYSLMMTSRATVGELSINTIKASTNQGFITCIPNERLSTFYLYYWIKMNKEYIISLASGSTFREISKSTFRSLKVVIPDGNVLKSYDSLLEPIFNQIQTLQSQNENLSQIRDSLLPKIMSGKIRVIQ; encoded by the coding sequence ATGACTGAACTTAATCTCAAGGGAACCAAAAATGGTTTGATACCTAAAGAATGGGAATTAGTCTCTCTAGGTAATTTTATAACTCATAAAAAAGGATTTGCTTTTAAATCTCAATGGTTTAAAGATTTTGGAAATCCTGTTGTTAAAGTTAAAGATTTAACATCGGATTCAATTGACATGGAGCATTGCGTATTCTTAGATATTGAAAAGAGTAAAGAATTCGATGATGTCAAATTAGATGAAAATGATATTTTGATTGCAACAGTTGGGTCTTGGCCTACTAATCCTGAATCAGTAGTAGGAAAAGTTGTGAAAGTTCCCAAAAAATCTTCTGGAGCATTTCTAAATCAAAATGCAGTAAGGATTAGAACCAAAAACAACGAGTTATTAAATCAAATTTATACTTTTTACAGGCTAAAAAACAAAGATTTTCAAAATTACTTAATTTCAGGTGCTCAAGGAAGTGCAAACCAAGCCAGCATAACTCTAAATGATATTTTTGGGTTTGAATTTTACTTACCTCCAATAAAGGAACAGGAAAATATAGCTAAATTATTTTATTCAATAGATAAAAAAATAGAAATCAACCAAAAAATGAACCAAACCTTAGAAGAAATAGGTCAGGCCATTTTTAAGTACTTTTTTGTCCATTTTGAATTTCCTAATGAAGAAGGAAAACCTTACAAGTCAAGTGGCGGCGAAATGGTTGATTCTGAGCTAGGCAAGATACCAAAGGGTTGGGAAGTTCAAGAAATTGGAACTATCATTGAAACTACTGGTGGGGGAACTCCATCTACTAAAAAAGAAGAATATTGGAAAAATGGAGATATACAATGGTTTTCTCCTCGAGATATCACTGCTAATCGCCAGATGTTCATTTCAAACTCTGAGAAGAGGATAAATTCACTTGGATTAGAGAAAAGCTCAGCTAGATTATTTCAACCATATTCGCTAATGATGACAAGTAGAGCAACTGTCGGAGAGTTGTCAATAAACACAATAAAAGCTTCTACAAACCAGGGATTTATAACTTGTATTCCTAATGAGAGATTGTCCACATTTTATCTTTATTATTGGATTAAAATGAATAAAGAATACATTATTTCACTTGCTAGTGGTTCTACTTTTAGAGAAATAAGTAAATCAACATTCAGATCTTTAAAAGTTGTTATTCCAGATGGAAATGTATTGAAATCTTATGATTCATTATTAGAACCAATTTTTAATCAAATTCAAACTTTACAATCACAAAATGAAAATTTATCCCAAATTAGAGATTCACTTTTACCAAAAATAATGTCAGGAAAAATAAGGGTGATCCAATGA
- a CDS encoding PsbP-related protein, whose translation MTRTCSNCGHENEDGSKFCKNCGSELRVLKNVYKVSEHEPEQKNWFKRQNNGVKALIGIVGLCCIGVILLVVISGMMAPDATTDSTSTSTTSSPSTSSSTSSSLQTFNGGGISFQYPNNWNEYTPEEESADRVASLETDAGDYSLLSVYVEESDENLEYWKDIVVNNPYSSNVVVDQKSIQIDGVDGYRVDSSYSNSGNSGYQSNIIFVKNGKYYKLLFTTSSLAAIDSDMNTIINSFRTT comes from the coding sequence ATGACTAGAACATGCTCGAATTGTGGACATGAAAATGAAGATGGATCAAAATTTTGTAAAAATTGTGGATCTGAATTAAGAGTTTTAAAAAATGTTTATAAAGTTTCAGAACATGAACCTGAACAAAAAAACTGGTTTAAAAGACAAAATAATGGTGTAAAAGCTTTAATTGGTATTGTAGGACTTTGTTGTATTGGAGTAATTTTATTAGTGGTAATTAGTGGAATGATGGCACCTGATGCAACTACAGATTCTACTTCTACATCCACAACAAGTTCACCTTCCACTAGTTCCAGTACATCTTCATCCTTACAAACTTTCAATGGTGGAGGAATATCTTTTCAATACCCTAATAATTGGAATGAATATACTCCAGAAGAAGAATCAGCAGATCGAGTAGCATCTTTAGAAACAGACGCCGGAGATTATAGTCTCTTAAGTGTATATGTAGAAGAAAGTGATGAAAATTTAGAATATTGGAAAGATATTGTAGTTAATAATCCTTACAGCTCAAATGTAGTCGTTGACCAGAAAAGTATCCAAATTGATGGTGTTGATGGTTATCGGGTTGACAGTTCCTATTCTAATAGTGGTAATTCTGGATATCAATCAAATATAATTTTTGTAAAAAATGGTAAATATTACAAATTGCTGTTTACAACTAGTTCATTAGCTGCCATTGATAGTGATATGAACACAATTATTAACAGCTTCCGAACAACTTAA